A genomic stretch from Terriglobus sp. RCC_193 includes:
- a CDS encoding glycine betaine ABC transporter substrate-binding protein, producing MRRKAAFVLPLFLLLLTACNPPHGSRIVIGAKNFTEQVLLGELLAQEIEAQGEPVDRRFYLGGSYIAHQALVSGRIDAYVEYSGTALTSILKQPLDHDPQRVFDTVARIYRERYGVRVMPSLGFENTFAMVMRSEDADRLHLTLLSELASAASSLKLGVGYEFEERPDGLRGLQAAYDLHFQGSPRVMDLGLLYRALQSHQVDIVSGNSTDGAIPAMGFRVLADDRHYFPPYQAVPLVREDMLRTHPAALKALQMLTGKISEAQMQAMNHEVEGEHRDPAEVVKTFRLKSGL from the coding sequence GTGAGACGCAAAGCGGCATTCGTGCTGCCGCTATTCCTTCTGTTGTTGACGGCATGTAATCCGCCGCATGGTTCACGCATTGTCATCGGTGCGAAGAACTTTACAGAGCAGGTTTTACTAGGGGAACTGCTGGCCCAGGAGATCGAAGCACAGGGGGAACCGGTCGACCGTCGCTTCTATCTTGGAGGGAGTTACATCGCTCACCAGGCGCTTGTCTCCGGTCGCATTGACGCTTATGTGGAGTACAGCGGAACGGCGTTGACCTCCATCCTGAAACAGCCGCTTGACCACGATCCACAGCGTGTCTTCGATACAGTCGCTCGCATCTATCGCGAACGATATGGCGTGCGTGTGATGCCATCGCTGGGCTTTGAAAATACCTTTGCTATGGTGATGCGGAGCGAAGATGCGGATCGACTTCATCTCACCCTATTGAGCGAACTCGCGAGTGCAGCGTCATCGCTGAAACTGGGTGTGGGATACGAGTTTGAGGAGCGTCCGGACGGCCTTCGTGGGCTGCAGGCTGCGTATGATCTGCACTTTCAGGGGTCACCGCGCGTGATGGATCTCGGACTGCTGTATCGCGCATTACAGAGCCACCAGGTGGACATCGTCAGTGGTAATTCCACAGACGGTGCGATTCCAGCGATGGGATTTCGCGTGCTCGCGGATGATCGTCATTACTTTCCGCCGTACCAGGCCGTTCCGTTGGTTCGTGAGGACATGCTGCGGACGCATCCTGCGGCCCTGAAGGCACTTCAAATGCTGACCGGAAAAATCTCCGAAGCCCAGATGCAGGCGATGAATCACGAAGTGGAAGGCGAGCACAGGGACCCTGCGGAAGTGGTGAAGACGTTCCGGTTGAAAAGCGGCCTGTGA
- a CDS encoding ABC transporter permease, which yields MSFLRLHLHELLQLTFEHLWLTASAMLFASLIAIPAGIWLTRHERWAKPVIGFANVVQTVPSLALFGLLLPVPWLGENAARLAILALTGYALLPILRNTYVGIQGIDPALIDVSHALGMTGWQRLTKVELPLSASVLLAGLRTATVTCVGVATIAAAIGAGGLGEFIFRGVASVDNRFVLLGAIPAALLALFADAILGWIEHRVEVRRPQ from the coding sequence ATGAGCTTCCTTCGCCTGCATCTGCATGAGCTTCTGCAACTGACCTTTGAGCATCTGTGGCTTACGGCGTCTGCGATGTTGTTCGCATCGCTCATCGCCATTCCTGCGGGCATCTGGCTCACACGGCATGAGCGATGGGCAAAGCCTGTCATCGGATTTGCAAACGTGGTGCAGACTGTGCCAAGCCTTGCACTCTTTGGTCTGCTGCTGCCAGTACCGTGGCTCGGGGAAAACGCGGCAAGGCTCGCCATCCTTGCGCTTACCGGCTATGCGTTGCTGCCGATTCTCCGCAATACCTACGTGGGCATACAGGGCATTGACCCGGCACTGATCGACGTGAGCCATGCACTTGGCATGACGGGCTGGCAGCGGCTGACCAAAGTGGAATTGCCGCTTTCTGCCAGTGTTCTGCTCGCTGGACTTCGCACAGCGACTGTTACCTGCGTTGGTGTGGCAACGATTGCAGCAGCCATTGGCGCAGGCGGTCTGGGCGAATTTATCTTTCGCGGCGTGGCGTCCGTGGATAACCGTTTCGTTCTATTAGGTGCCATTCCCGCTGCGTTGCTCGCGCTCTTTGCGGATGCAATTCTTGGATGGATTGAACATCGGGTGGAAGTGCGGAGGCCGCAGTGA
- a CDS encoding ATP-binding cassette domain-containing protein produces the protein MNGAAIEFRDVTVDAAPSRKHSGEGVAILNSISLRLEAGTTTALLGRSGSGKTTLLRTINGLVSPTSGTVLIDGEVVGAGDLLALRRRIGYVIQETGLYPHLTIERNVAMPLELAGTPLTERQLRVRELLAMTGLDPAKFAERMPWQVSGGQRQRAGVARALAADPSILLLDEPFGALDPLTRAEMQTMLRDLLTKLQETAVIVTHDLQEAVFLADRILLLDKGSIVADLPSREVLHSQIPAVKEYVAAVQRFTEAES, from the coding sequence ATGAACGGCGCGGCCATTGAGTTCCGCGACGTGACAGTGGACGCAGCGCCCTCCCGGAAACATTCCGGCGAGGGCGTTGCTATTCTCAACAGCATTTCGCTGCGGCTGGAGGCGGGAACGACAACGGCCCTGCTTGGTCGTTCCGGCAGCGGCAAAACGACACTGCTGCGCACCATCAACGGACTGGTATCGCCAACTTCTGGAACAGTGCTGATCGATGGCGAAGTCGTTGGCGCGGGCGATCTGTTGGCGTTGCGGCGCCGCATTGGCTACGTCATTCAGGAGACGGGGCTCTATCCTCACCTGACCATCGAACGCAACGTGGCCATGCCTCTGGAGCTTGCGGGAACGCCACTGACGGAGCGGCAATTGCGCGTACGCGAACTGCTTGCCATGACGGGACTCGATCCGGCGAAGTTTGCGGAACGCATGCCGTGGCAAGTGTCTGGTGGGCAGCGTCAACGTGCAGGTGTGGCGCGTGCGCTGGCTGCCGATCCTTCCATCCTGCTGCTGGACGAGCCCTTCGGCGCGCTCGATCCGCTGACGCGCGCAGAGATGCAGACCATGCTGCGCGACCTGCTGACGAAACTGCAGGAGACCGCAGTGATCGTTACGCATGATTTACAGGAAGCGGTCTTTCTTGCGGATCGGATACTGCTGCTGGACAAGGGAAGCATCGTTGCTGATCTGCCTTCGCGGGAAGTCCTGCACTCTCAGATTCCCGCAGTGAAGGAATACGTGGCGGCGGTGCAGCGCTTCACGGAGGCAGAGTCATGA
- a CDS encoding AAA family ATPase, giving the protein MKRRGKRGPNNSEATGKIGQEIPQDQPAALQPSYPESPAKTEIAAEAEPETVEVEPVAPGKIEVETQPESLVSAPEEPPSVAAGDKSAPRGYVVLTIGLPGSGKTTWFKRRGVSPLSSDMLRNILFDDITDQRYSGLVFSTLRSLLRARLIAKMPWNYVDATNLSAHERRQWIKMARSFGYEVQAVYFDVPLAVCVDRNSKRERRVADDVMQKMAERLRPPSFKEGFTKITVVRVKGQGSAAPVSAVNDDAFNAPVPADVDAPELDGPEGIEPDESVE; this is encoded by the coding sequence ATGAAAAGACGTGGTAAGCGTGGCCCCAACAACAGCGAGGCCACCGGAAAGATTGGGCAGGAGATCCCACAGGATCAGCCTGCAGCGCTGCAGCCGAGTTACCCCGAATCGCCTGCAAAAACGGAAATAGCTGCTGAAGCCGAGCCGGAAACGGTTGAGGTGGAGCCAGTTGCTCCCGGCAAAATTGAAGTGGAAACACAGCCGGAATCGCTGGTGAGCGCTCCTGAGGAACCGCCGTCGGTTGCGGCGGGTGACAAGTCCGCTCCGCGTGGCTATGTTGTTCTGACCATTGGCCTTCCCGGCAGTGGCAAGACGACGTGGTTCAAGCGCCGTGGTGTGTCTCCCCTCAGCAGCGACATGCTGCGCAACATCCTCTTTGACGACATTACGGACCAGCGTTACAGCGGTCTGGTGTTCAGCACGTTGCGTTCATTGCTGCGTGCACGCCTGATTGCCAAGATGCCGTGGAACTACGTGGATGCCACCAACCTCAGCGCCCACGAGCGCCGCCAGTGGATCAAGATGGCACGCTCGTTCGGCTACGAGGTGCAGGCCGTGTACTTTGACGTGCCGCTGGCCGTTTGCGTGGACCGCAACAGCAAGCGCGAACGCCGCGTGGCCGATGACGTGATGCAGAAGATGGCAGAACGCCTGCGTCCGCCGTCGTTCAAGGAAGGCTTCACGAAGATCACGGTGGTTCGCGTCAAGGGGCAGGGCAGCGCCGCCCCGGTGTCTGCTGTCAACGATGATGCCTTTAACGCGCCTGTGCCCGCCGATGTGGATGCACCGGAGTTGGACGGACCGGAAGGTATCGAGCCGGACGAGTCGGTCGAGTAG
- the gap gene encoding type I glyceraldehyde-3-phosphate dehydrogenase: MAVKVGINGFGRIGRNVFRTALDNPEIEFVAVNDLTSPATLAHLLKYDSILGNLHKHEIEAGDDYISVNGKKIKVFAERDPAKLPWAEVGAQIVVESTGHFTDATKAKAHLGETVKKVIISAPATNEDVTLVLGVNGDKYDAAKHHVISNASCTTNCLAPVVKVLHDTFGITSGIMTTIHSYTNDQVILDFPHKDLRRARAAALNMIPSTTGAAKALKLVIPEMDGKLDGFSMRVPTPNVSVIDLTFNTEKPMTVASINDAIQSASEGALKGILGYTDKELVSSDFKGDDRSSIFDSKLTKVIGDKTGKVISWYDNEWGYSSRVKDLILFLVSKGL; the protein is encoded by the coding sequence ATGGCAGTAAAGGTAGGCATCAACGGATTTGGCCGTATCGGCCGCAACGTCTTCCGCACCGCACTCGACAACCCTGAAATCGAGTTTGTGGCCGTCAACGACCTGACCAGCCCTGCGACGCTGGCGCACCTGCTCAAGTACGACTCCATCCTCGGCAACCTGCACAAGCACGAGATCGAAGCGGGCGATGACTACATCAGCGTCAACGGCAAGAAGATCAAGGTTTTTGCCGAGCGTGACCCCGCCAAGCTACCCTGGGCAGAAGTTGGCGCACAGATCGTGGTGGAATCCACCGGCCACTTCACCGACGCCACCAAGGCCAAGGCTCACCTGGGCGAGACCGTGAAGAAGGTCATCATCTCCGCTCCTGCCACTAACGAGGACGTAACCCTGGTGCTGGGCGTGAACGGCGACAAGTACGACGCCGCAAAGCATCACGTCATCTCCAACGCCAGCTGCACCACCAACTGTCTTGCGCCGGTCGTCAAGGTGCTGCATGACACCTTCGGCATCACCAGCGGCATCATGACCACGATCCACAGCTACACCAACGATCAGGTCATCCTGGACTTCCCGCATAAGGACCTGCGCCGCGCCCGCGCTGCAGCCCTGAACATGATCCCGTCGACCACAGGCGCTGCCAAGGCCCTGAAACTGGTCATTCCTGAGATGGACGGCAAGCTGGACGGCTTCTCCATGCGCGTGCCCACGCCGAACGTCTCCGTGATCGACCTGACGTTCAACACGGAAAAACCGATGACCGTCGCCAGCATCAACGACGCTATCCAGTCCGCCAGCGAAGGCGCTCTGAAAGGCATCCTTGGCTACACGGACAAGGAACTGGTCAGCAGCGACTTCAAGGGCGACGACCGCTCCTCCATCTTCGACTCGAAGCTGACCAAGGTCATCGGCGATAAGACGGGCAAGGTCATCTCCTGGTACGACAACGAGTGGGGCTACAGCTCGCGCGTGAAGGACCTGATCCTGTTCCTGGTAAGCAAGGGCCTGTAA
- a CDS encoding DinB family protein yields the protein MAMDAVSFFAGQLQREHALNKKVLAQVPEGKNTWKPHEKSMELGYLAALVAQMPAWIALVLTTDEMELTDPHAGKDFRPVAQDSREALLVYADAALAKADSALSHVSEGAWEGSWNLKIGGRVVSSASRLQQVAENFTHLAHHRGQLTVYLRLLDATVPATYGPSADEKVG from the coding sequence ATGGCGATGGATGCGGTGTCGTTTTTTGCGGGCCAGTTGCAGAGGGAACATGCGTTGAACAAAAAAGTGCTGGCACAGGTGCCGGAAGGCAAAAACACCTGGAAGCCGCATGAGAAGTCGATGGAACTAGGTTATCTGGCGGCGTTGGTGGCGCAGATGCCGGCGTGGATTGCCCTGGTGCTCACGACAGACGAGATGGAATTGACGGACCCTCACGCCGGGAAGGACTTCCGTCCCGTGGCGCAGGATTCGCGCGAAGCGCTGCTGGTGTATGCGGATGCTGCGCTCGCCAAGGCAGACTCCGCGCTGTCCCATGTCAGCGAAGGCGCGTGGGAGGGAAGCTGGAACCTGAAGATTGGTGGTCGAGTGGTCAGCAGCGCTTCGCGGCTGCAGCAGGTGGCAGAGAACTTTACCCACTTGGCACACCATCGCGGCCAGTTGACGGTCTACCTGCGGCTGCTGGATGCGACCGTGCCTGCGACGTATGGGCCCAGCGCGGATGAAAAGGTGGGGTAA
- the pyrE gene encoding orotate phosphoribosyltransferase, with product MTLSTALHADRAKLLSLIAKLSFRLGDFTLASGAKSDYYIDCRTTTLDAEGGRLSGLVFAELIRQHAPHAVAVGGLTMGADPLVSNTASATAWYALEHPAATPVHGFLVRKALKQHGTGRQIEGYVREGASVVVVDDVCTTGGSTITAIEAVKAAGMTVAAVLCLVDREQGGRANIEAAIGNAPFLSVFTASDVRAEKLTQI from the coding sequence ATGACCCTGTCCACCGCTCTGCACGCCGACCGCGCCAAACTTCTCAGCCTGATTGCAAAGCTCAGCTTCCGACTAGGTGATTTCACGCTGGCTTCAGGCGCCAAGAGCGATTACTACATCGACTGCCGCACTACGACACTGGATGCAGAGGGTGGCCGTCTGAGCGGACTCGTCTTCGCGGAACTGATTCGCCAGCACGCTCCCCACGCAGTAGCCGTGGGCGGCCTGACGATGGGCGCAGACCCGCTGGTGAGCAATACGGCGTCTGCCACAGCCTGGTATGCGCTGGAACATCCTGCAGCGACACCCGTGCACGGCTTCCTCGTCCGCAAGGCGCTAAAGCAGCACGGCACCGGACGCCAGATTGAGGGCTATGTGCGCGAAGGCGCTTCCGTGGTCGTGGTGGACGACGTCTGCACCACCGGCGGCAGCACCATCACCGCCATTGAAGCCGTAAAGGCCGCGGGCATGACCGTTGCAGCCGTGCTCTGCCTTGTGGACCGCGAACAGGGTGGACGCGCGAACATTGAAGCGGCCATTGGCAATGCGCCGTTCCTCAGCGTCTTCACCGCAAGCGATGTCCGCGCGGAAAAGCTGACGCAGATCTAA
- a CDS encoding GTP-binding protein, with amino-acid sequence MQLPVTVLSGFLGAGKTTLLNHVLANREGLRVAVIVNDMSEINIDSQLVAQGAGLSRTEEKLVEMTNGCICCTLREDLLQEVSRLAHEGRFDYLLIESTGISEPLPVAATFTFIDETGRSLSSAAKLDTMVTVVDASSFLRDLDSADDLRDRGESMGEEDERTLSDLLIDQVEFANVLVLNKTDLVSIAELARVEGVLHHLNPKAHVVYAERGAVPLKTILNTGLFNMEEAENSAGWIQELNNVHTPETEEYGITSFVYRARRPFHPQRLEELTNDPLPNVLRAKGFLWLATAQDDLILFSIAGRNMAMEPQARWMAAMETVDIDDPETLDYYQSVWQQPYGDRRQEIVFIGQGMDREALELLLNDALLTDEEFAAGPRAWGNYDCPFAMMFPERGQRAA; translated from the coding sequence ATGCAACTGCCTGTGACCGTGTTGTCGGGATTTCTTGGTGCGGGAAAGACCACGCTGCTGAATCATGTGCTGGCCAACCGCGAGGGGTTGCGTGTGGCGGTGATCGTGAACGATATGAGTGAGATCAATATCGATTCGCAGTTGGTGGCCCAGGGCGCGGGGTTAAGCCGCACGGAAGAAAAGCTGGTGGAGATGACCAACGGCTGCATCTGCTGCACGCTGCGTGAGGACCTGTTGCAGGAGGTGTCGCGCCTTGCGCATGAAGGCCGCTTCGACTATCTGCTGATTGAATCCACGGGCATCTCGGAGCCATTGCCGGTGGCCGCTACCTTCACATTCATCGACGAGACAGGACGCTCGTTATCAAGCGCGGCGAAGCTGGACACGATGGTGACGGTGGTGGATGCCTCCAGTTTTCTGAGGGATCTGGATTCCGCAGACGATCTGCGCGATCGTGGCGAATCCATGGGAGAAGAGGACGAGCGCACACTGTCCGACTTGTTGATCGATCAGGTGGAGTTTGCGAATGTGCTGGTGTTGAACAAGACAGACCTTGTCTCTATCGCGGAGCTTGCGCGCGTGGAAGGTGTGCTGCACCATCTGAACCCGAAGGCGCACGTTGTGTATGCGGAGCGCGGTGCGGTGCCGTTGAAAACCATCCTCAACACCGGCCTGTTCAACATGGAAGAGGCGGAGAACTCTGCCGGATGGATTCAGGAGCTGAACAACGTCCACACGCCGGAGACGGAGGAGTATGGCATTACCAGCTTTGTCTATCGCGCACGCAGACCGTTTCATCCGCAGCGATTGGAAGAGTTGACGAACGATCCTCTGCCGAATGTGCTGCGCGCAAAGGGATTTCTGTGGCTCGCAACGGCGCAGGATGACCTGATCCTCTTCTCCATCGCAGGCAGAAACATGGCGATGGAACCGCAGGCGCGTTGGATGGCCGCGATGGAGACGGTGGACATCGATGATCCGGAGACGCTCGACTACTACCAGAGTGTGTGGCAGCAGCCCTATGGCGATCGTCGTCAGGAGATTGTCTTCATCGGGCAGGGAATGGATCGCGAAGCACTGGAGCTTCTCCTGAATGATGCGTTGTTGACGGATGAAGAATTTGCCGCGGGACCCAGGGCGTGGGGCAACTATGACTGCCCCTTTGCCATGATGTTCCCCGAACGCGGACAGCGCGCTGCCTAG
- a CDS encoding Fur family transcriptional regulator produces the protein MTTQRNTRQKQAIRSAFDKTDRPLSPEEILQSARGDVKGLSLATVYRNVSALLEEEWLQAVELPGIPTRYERAGKEHHHHFHCNTCGKVYEVAGCAMQVKPRLARGFRVTGHEFTLFGVCPDCQ, from the coding sequence ATGACGACCCAACGAAATACGCGCCAGAAACAGGCCATCCGCAGTGCCTTTGACAAGACCGACCGACCGCTTTCGCCGGAGGAGATATTGCAAAGCGCTCGCGGCGATGTGAAGGGGCTTAGCCTGGCTACGGTCTATCGCAACGTGAGCGCACTGCTGGAAGAAGAATGGTTGCAGGCCGTGGAGCTTCCCGGCATTCCGACGCGCTACGAGCGTGCGGGGAAGGAACATCACCACCATTTTCACTGCAACACCTGCGGCAAGGTATATGAGGTTGCGGGCTGTGCCATGCAGGTGAAACCCCGGTTGGCGCGCGGGTTTCGTGTAACCGGGCACGAGTTCACACTGTTTGGCGTGTGCCCCGATTGCCAGTAA
- the mtnA gene encoding S-methyl-5-thioribose-1-phosphate isomerase yields MIPTLEWTDQGVRFLDQTKLPLEETYVLATSYQDVATVIRDMIVRGAPAIGVSAAMGMALGIQNSPATTVAALSKDVDEMAKVLAATRPTAVNLFWAIERIRVLYYQLVDKQPANLSEAEKIERIREAVRAEALRMYDEDIAACKTMGRYGAALLPKEGTVLTHCNAGALATCGYGTALGVIRAAVEAGHKINVLADETRPYLQGARLTAWELLHDGIPTSVLCDNMSGALMRKGRVQAVIVGSDRIAANGDVANKIGTYSVSVLAKEHGIPFYVAAPWSTVDMATKHGDDIPIEERSAYEVTHSNGKQMTPDGCGIENPAFDVTPAKYVTAIITERGVLYPPYDESMRAMAAAVQAETDGVPA; encoded by the coding sequence ATGATTCCTACTCTTGAATGGACCGACCAGGGCGTTCGCTTCCTCGATCAGACGAAGCTTCCGCTTGAAGAAACCTACGTACTCGCCACCAGCTATCAGGACGTTGCCACCGTCATCCGCGACATGATTGTCCGCGGCGCTCCGGCCATTGGCGTTTCTGCCGCTATGGGCATGGCCCTGGGCATTCAGAACTCGCCCGCCACCACCGTTGCCGCACTGAGCAAAGACGTGGACGAGATGGCCAAGGTACTGGCCGCTACCCGCCCCACAGCCGTGAATCTCTTCTGGGCAATCGAACGCATCCGCGTGCTGTATTACCAGCTTGTGGACAAGCAGCCTGCGAACCTGTCGGAAGCCGAAAAGATTGAGCGCATCCGTGAAGCAGTTCGCGCCGAAGCGTTACGCATGTACGACGAAGACATTGCAGCCTGCAAGACGATGGGCCGTTACGGCGCGGCACTGTTGCCGAAGGAAGGTACCGTGCTGACGCATTGCAACGCCGGCGCATTGGCGACCTGTGGCTATGGCACGGCACTCGGTGTCATCCGCGCAGCCGTCGAAGCCGGACACAAGATCAACGTACTTGCCGATGAGACGCGCCCCTACCTGCAGGGTGCTCGCCTGACCGCATGGGAGCTGCTGCACGACGGCATTCCCACCTCCGTTCTGTGCGACAACATGAGCGGCGCGCTGATGCGCAAGGGTCGTGTCCAGGCCGTGATCGTCGGGTCGGACCGCATTGCTGCCAACGGCGATGTGGCCAACAAGATCGGCACCTACTCCGTTAGCGTGCTGGCGAAGGAGCATGGCATTCCGTTCTACGTGGCCGCACCGTGGTCCACCGTGGACATGGCGACGAAACATGGCGATGACATCCCCATCGAAGAACGCAGCGCCTACGAAGTGACACACTCCAACGGCAAGCAGATGACGCCGGACGGATGCGGCATTGAGAACCCTGCCTTCGACGTCACTCCGGCAAAGTACGTCACCGCCATCATCACCGAGCGGGGCGTGCTGTATCCGCCATACGATGAGAGCATGCGCGCCATGGCGGCCGCAGTCCAAGCAGAAACCGATGGCGTACCTGCATAA
- a CDS encoding permease has product MAYLHNHHRMAFVDWRQRSLLRANLLVLLSLTVSFWLSNFPYNKANPWLVIPLLFSFIGTADTLRCMRTKWNWYHGGVVLCAYMDLMCICVILFFLVYPFWL; this is encoded by the coding sequence ATGGCGTACCTGCATAACCATCACCGGATGGCATTCGTGGATTGGCGCCAGCGTTCGCTGCTGCGCGCCAATCTACTGGTGCTCTTGAGCCTGACCGTTTCGTTCTGGTTATCAAACTTCCCCTATAACAAAGCCAATCCGTGGCTTGTGATTCCGCTGCTGTTTTCTTTCATTGGCACTGCGGATACATTGCGCTGCATGCGTACAAAATGGAACTGGTATCACGGTGGCGTGGTGCTGTGCGCGTACATGGACCTGATGTGTATCTGCGTAATCCTGTTCTTCCTTGTGTATCCGTTCTGGCTGTAG
- the mscL gene encoding large conductance mechanosensitive channel protein MscL — MLKGFRDFILRGNVVDLAVAVIIGAAFAAITASVTADIITPFIAAIVGAPDFSNLVVHVPTLRHVVPPSPLPAGYIPPGELHIGKFLNAVINFLINAAAIYFMIVMPMKYVMERFNKPAEAAAPTTKACPQCLSDIPLEATRCKFCTQPV; from the coding sequence ATGCTGAAGGGCTTTCGCGATTTCATCCTGCGCGGCAACGTTGTCGATCTGGCAGTCGCTGTCATCATCGGTGCGGCCTTTGCTGCCATCACCGCATCGGTAACGGCAGACATCATCACTCCGTTCATTGCTGCCATTGTTGGCGCACCGGACTTCTCCAACCTGGTTGTCCACGTTCCCACGCTGCGCCACGTCGTACCGCCCAGCCCACTGCCTGCGGGCTACATTCCGCCGGGCGAACTTCACATTGGCAAATTCCTGAATGCCGTCATCAATTTTCTGATCAACGCAGCTGCCATCTACTTCATGATCGTGATGCCAATGAAGTACGTGATGGAAAGGTTTAATAAACCCGCAGAAGCTGCCGCACCAACCACCAAGGCTTGCCCACAGTGCCTCTCAGATATCCCTCTGGAAGCCACGCGCTGCAAGTTCTGCACGCAGCCGGTGTAA
- a CDS encoding CYCXC family (seleno)protein has product MKRVIALVAVAVLTVAACAQWSNPSKDIPAYNTSAPTKPLPPILHDAQLTGVYFSHPYQVTVYKMAAKVSPVLHQMPCYCRCDQGMGHNSLHSCFEGLHGAECSTCMKEAAFAYQQTKLHKSPAQIRAAIEKGDWMNLDLEHISL; this is encoded by the coding sequence ATGAAGCGCGTGATTGCTCTTGTTGCCGTTGCCGTCCTCACCGTAGCCGCCTGTGCGCAGTGGTCGAATCCCTCGAAGGACATTCCGGCCTACAACACCTCCGCGCCGACCAAGCCCCTGCCGCCGATCCTGCATGACGCGCAACTAACGGGCGTGTATTTCTCGCATCCGTACCAGGTAACGGTATACAAGATGGCCGCGAAGGTTTCGCCGGTGCTGCACCAGATGCCCTGCTACTGCCGTTGCGACCAGGGCATGGGTCACAACAGCCTGCACTCCTGCTTTGAAGGCCTGCACGGAGCCGAATGCTCCACCTGCATGAAAGAAGCTGCCTTCGCCTACCAGCAGACCAAGCTGCACAAGTCGCCCGCACAGATTCGCGCCGCCATTGAAAAGGGCGACTGGATGAATCTGGATCTGGAACACATCAGCCTGTAG